From Cryobacterium sp. GrIS_2_6:
CGGATATCGATGAGTCCATGGTCACCGGGGAGAGTCTTCCCGTGGCCAAGACGGCCGGCTCAACGGTGATCGGCGCCACCGTGAACACCACGGGCACCCTCCGGGTCCGGGCGACGAAGGTGGGCGCGGAGACCGCACTGGCCCAGATCGTCGCGCTTGTGCAGGAGGCGCAGAATTCCAAGGCTCCCGGGCAGCGACTGGCCGACCGGGCGGCGTTCTGGCTCGTCCTGGTGGCCTTGATCGGCGGATTCGTGACCCTGGCGGTGTGGCTGCTGGCGGGCGCAACTGTGCCGGCGGCGATGCTGTTCGCGATCACCGTGGTCGTCATCACGTGTCCGGACGCGCTCGGCCTGGCGACCCCGACGGCGATCATGGTCGGGACCGGACTCGGTGCCAAGCGCGGCGTTTTGTTCAAGACTGCGACCGCGCTGGAAACGGCGGCACGGATCGACACCGTCGTGATGGACAAGACCGGCACCCTCACCCAGGGCAAGCCGGAAGTGACCGACTTCGTCGCTATCGGTATGGACGAGGACGAGCTTTTGGCACTCGTTGCCGCCGTGGAGCGCGAGTCGGAGCATCCGCTCGCTGCCGCGGTGGTCAGCTACGCCACGGGACGGGGTGTGACCGTGGGCGAGGCCGTGGACTTCGAGAACGTACCCGGGCACGGGGCCGGGGCCACGGTGAGCGGGCGTCGGGTGCTGGTCGGCAACCGCAAGTTGATGACCGCGCAAGGCGTGGATATTGAACCAGTCAAGGACCAACGAGATGCGCTGGCGTCAACAGGACGCACCGCGGTCCTGCTCGCCGTGGACGGCAAGGCCGCCGGCGTCGTTGCACTGGCGGATGCCGTGCGCCCGACCGCTGCTGCCGCGGTGGCGGCCCTGCATGACGCCGGCATTCAGGTCGTCATGCTCACCGGAGACAATGAAGCCACCGCCGCACGAATCGCCTCCCAGCTCGGGATCGATACCGTGATCGCCGAGGTGTTGCCTGAAGATAAGTCCGCAAAGATCACGGAGCTTCAAGCTGCAGGCAAGAGGGTGGCCATGGTCGGCGACGGAGTCAATGACGCCCCGGCACTGGCGCAGGCCGACCTGGGGATCGCAATCGGGGCAGGCACCGACGTCGCCATCGATACGGCGGACGTGGTCCTGATGCGCTCCGATCCGTTGGATATCCCTGTCGCGTTACGAATCGGGAAGGGAACCGTTCGGAAGATGCGGCAGAACCTGGGGTGGGCGATCGGGTACAACGCCATCGCGCTGCCGATCGCGGCCGGTGTCTTCTTCCCCGGGTTCGGAATCCGGTTGACCCCGGAGATCGCGGCGATCTCGATGTCCGGTTCCAGCGTGATCGTCGCCGTCAATGCGCTGATGCTGAAACGGCTTCGCCTGCCGCGACCGGCAGAGCACGCCGGAGAGTGAAGGGTCCGTGACGCGCATTCGCAGCGCCCGGGAGGCGATCCGAGCGATTTGGGAGGCCGGTCGGCCGCAGTATGGCGGCGTTACGGAAGCGGTAACCGCGGGCACGGTCTTCACCGACCTGGTCCGTGCCGCCCTCGATCTCCTCGCCTATCGCAGGCTTGCGTGGGCGCCCGATGCCATCCAACTCGTATCCAACGATCGGGAGAGCTACCTCCGCTACGAGGCTGGTGAAGACGTCACCGCGGACCTTGCGGTCCTCCTGTCGCTGGCCCTGTCGGGCCACGCGGTAGACGGCCGTGCCCGGGCTGACGTCCGCTCATTTAGGTTTGTGCGATGACAGGTTGGCGCCGATGATCACAACAACGGCCGCTACCGGATAGTTGATCAGGAGCTCGACCCAGACCGGCGGATGCGTCACTGTCGCCGGGTCCAGGTGCCCGAGCCAGTGAGCCACAGCAATCAGGACCCCCACGATCATGAGCAGCTGCCCTGATCTCAGAAAGAGGCGTCGTCGACGCTTGAGGCTGGCTGACCTGTCCTGGGCGGTACTGTCGGGCGTCATGGGTGCCCCGTGCCGTTCGGGGATGTCGGGCCGGCCTGGGTGCTGGGTGCTGTGTCGCTCGTGCCGGGTGTCGGCAGCGTCCAGGCTCGCCCCGGAAGGTACGGGCTGTTCTCGGGATCTGGATGGCGTCGCGATTGCACGACGATAAGTACGATCCCGATGAGGGCGATGACCATCGCCGTGATCATGTTGATCTTCAGGCCCGCGAGTTGGAACTCGGTCGGGTCGAGGCGAAGTGCCTCCAGCCAGGTGCGACCGATCCCGTACCAGAGCAGGTACAGGCCGATCGCCTTCCCCCAGCGGAGGTTGAACTGTCGTTCGGCGAGCAGGAGGACGGCGACGCTGAGAAGATTCCAGAGGATCTCGTAGAGGAACAGCGGCTGGAACAGGGTTCCGGCCGGAAGTCCGGTCGGAAACGCCGGGTTGGTCGATTCGATCTGCAATCCCCACGGAAGCGTGGTGGGAGCCCCAAAGAGTTCATGGTTGTAGTAGTTGCCCAGGCGCCCCATGGCTTGCGCCAGCAGCATCCCTGGTGCGAGCGCATCCGCGAAGGAGAGGAATCGCAGTCCGGAGCGGCGACACGCAATGTACGCCCCGACCGACCCGAAGAGTACCGCTCCGAAGATGGCCAGGCCGCCCTCCCATACGTAGAGCGTTTTCCAGAGGTCGGCGCCGGGATAGAAATAGTCTGCTGGATGGGTCACGACATGGTAGAGACGTCCGCCCACGATGCCGAGGGGCACCGTCCACAGCGTGATATCCAGTACGAGGCCTGGTTCGCCTCCGCGCCGGGTGAGGCGCCGGGACGTCAGCCACACCGCGGCCGCGATCCCGGCGAGGATGAACAGGGCATAGAAGTGGATCCGGAGCGGACCAATGCTGAAGAAACTGATGTCGGGGCTGGGGATGCTGGCGAAGAGGATCATGGACTCGTTCGGCTTTCTCGGGGTGGTGATGGTGCGATGCGCGGTGTCGGAAGGGACGGCCGCGGAGGCCTAACCCAGCGTCACGCCTCGCGCGCTCATGAAGGGTTGCGGATCAATGCGTGCGCCATCGACGCGAACTTCGAAGTGGAGATGGCAGCCACTTGACGCGCCGGTGCTGCCCACGTCAGAGATCACTTCGCCGGCGGCGACGCTCTGGCCGACGCTGACGTGGAGAACGCTGTTGTGGGCGTAGCCGGTTTGAACACCGTTGCCGTGATCGATCAGGATCCAATTGCCGTAGGAACCGAGATACCCGGCATACACTACGGTCCCGCCAGTCGCCGCACGCACAGATCGGCCACACGCTGCTGCCAGGTCGGTTCCATAGTGGAAGGGGCCAACCCCGGCCACCGGCTTATTCGGCCGGGGTCCAAAGGGGTCGCTGATCCAACCGGAGACGGGAAGAGCCCAGCCCTGAGCACTCAGCTGCCCCGAATCGCGCCCGCTGCTACCGCTGCCACTGCCGTGTGCTTTCGCGTCCGCAGCGGCGCTAGCGGCTGCCGCCTCGGCTGCTGCCGCTGCCGCCGCTGCCGCTGCCGCAGCCCGGGCTTGTTCGCCCTTGGTGAAGTCCGCTTCGGTCGCCTGCCGGTTTTCTTGCAAAACCACGAGTTGAGCCGCCATCGTGGCCGCATTGTCTTGCTGTTCAGCAAGTTTCGCCTGCAGCGCGGCGTCAGCCGCCGTGGCCTCCACGAGCGCCGTCTGGGCCTTTTCGGACAGGCCAGCGAGAATGCTCTTGGCCACGGTGGCCTGGTCGGTCAAGGCTTGCGCGGAATTCCTCTCGCTGGCCGCCTTCTTGTAGATCCCGTCGGTTTGCTCGGTTAGTTTGCCCATCCTGGCCAATTCGGACAACAACTCGTCCGCTTTCCCACTATTGAGGAGAAGGGTCAGGCTCAGGTCGGCGCCACCGGAACGGGACAGGGACGATGCCAAACGCCCGGCCTGTTTCTTGGAGGCGTCGGCGCGCTGATTGGCGTCGTCGGCCTGTCCCTGGAGCTGGCTGGCACGATAGTTCGCTTGGTCGAACGCTCCCTGGGCAGCCTCGAACTCGCTGCTGCGCTGGGCTTGAAGTAATTTTGCGGTCTCTACTTGCGTGTTCAACGCCGAGATAAGATCCGTGAGCTGAGTGATCTGGGCTTGCTTGGCGGTTTCACTATTCCGGGCGTTCTGGACGTCTCCCCACGAGGGGAACTCGGTTGCTTGGGCTGGCGCCGGAATGGCCGTGAAAGCAATAAGGACCAGTGCCGTCAGGACCGCGCCCCATCGCGGGCGGCGCCGCTTCGAGGAGCGACTCTGAACCGCGGTTTCAGGAGAAGCCAGGCGACCACCTCGACGCGCTGCCGAGTCAACCAAGAGTGACTCCTCTCGCGCTCATGAACGGCACCGGGTCGATCTGGGTGCCATCGACGTGGGTTTCGAAGTGGAGGTGGCAGCCGCTGGACGCACCGGTAGTACCCACTAACGAGATGGTTTCGCCCGCGGTGACGTTTTGTCCGACACTGACGAGCATTGTGCTGTTGTGGGCGTATCCGGTTTGGACGCCGTTTCCGTGGTCGATGACAATCCAATTTCCGTAGCTGCCATTCGAAGCAGCGAACACGACGGTGCCACCGGTGGCGGCGGCGACCGGTGTGCCGCAGGAGGCGGCCAGGTCGGTTCCCTCGTGGAAGAGCCCGACGCCTTCGACGGGTCGATCCAGTCGCGGTCCGAAGGGGTCGCTGATGAATCCGGCCGCGGGGAGCGCCCAGGCCTGACCGAGGAGCTGACCGGTATCGCGCCCGCCGAGCGCTCGCACCGAGAGCCCGGCGTTCGACGATTTCTTGGGAACGACTTTGGGTATGACTTGAACGGAGTAACCGTCGCGTGTGATGACGCTGGCTGCGCCGGTGCTGCTGAGTTCCGTGTACTGAACAACTCGCCGCGCAGCACTGGGAACAAGGGGCCCCGTGGCTGACGCCTCCGTTGAGACCGCCACCGCCGGCAGAGACGTCGTGACAGCCAGAAGGGCAACAGCGACGAGCGCTGACCAGGCTACGACTCTGTGTCGGAGGGACGGGCGCGGGCGCCCGGGAGTCATGGATTGGCGCGGCGGAGTAGCCCGGCGCGGACGCTCCGACTCGCGTCGGGCGCGTCGCGTACCCGGCTGGGCCGTCGCGCCGAAGGCGGCTGAGCGTCCCGAGTCGTGAACTCGAGAGCGGTGGGTGTGGGGGCGTGGGAACGCTGGGGATCGCATTTAAAGTGTCCGATATCTCGCCAAAGGGCGGGGAGCATGAGTAGACCAAGGGTGTGGGGTCCACTCGGGTTTCGAGGGACCAGACTTGCGCCGATGACGGGTCAGCCGAGGCGCGACCTTGATGCACGCACAGAGGTGCTGATCGTCGCCTAAGGCGCGCGGAGAACGAATTCCCCGGAAATGGCCGTGATCAGATACGGCTAATCGACAGAAGTGTCAGTGAGGGAAAGTACACATGATTGCGGACCTCGGCACCGAGCCGAAAAAGACGTCCGCCACCGTCCTTGAGTGTCTGAAAGAGAGCAGGGCGTCGAAGAAGAAGGACGATGGCGACGACGGTGATGAGGACGATGCACCCTGCCACCATCAAAGCGCACCCCACCGTGCAGTCCGTGCCGCAGGTGTTGAGCGCCGACAGTGGGCCGACCCAATCTGCCGACGCCGCTAGGACGTTATGGGCAACGGCCGGGGTCTCGCCAGTTTGCGCCGAGAATTGAGTGACTCCGGCGACGGCTCGCTGAACACCGTCATGGGCGTCGAGCATCGAATGCATCGCGAGCAGGCTAACCAATACGCCAACGAGGGCCAACGAAACGGCGAGGGCTCGGCTCAGAGCGCGTGGTGGGGGACCGGAAATGCCGGAGCGTCGAGACA
This genomic window contains:
- a CDS encoding peptidoglycan DD-metalloendopeptidase family protein; the protein is MVDSAARRGGRLASPETAVQSRSSKRRRPRWGAVLTALVLIAFTAIPAPAQATEFPSWGDVQNARNSETAKQAQITQLTDLISALNTQVETAKLLQAQRSSEFEAAQGAFDQANYRASQLQGQADDANQRADASKKQAGRLASSLSRSGGADLSLTLLLNSGKADELLSELARMGKLTEQTDGIYKKAASERNSAQALTDQATVAKSILAGLSEKAQTALVEATAADAALQAKLAEQQDNAATMAAQLVVLQENRQATEADFTKGEQARAAAAAAAAAAAAEAAAASAAADAKAHGSGSGSSGRDSGQLSAQGWALPVSGWISDPFGPRPNKPVAGVGPFHYGTDLAAACGRSVRAATGGTVVYAGYLGSYGNWILIDHGNGVQTGYAHNSVLHVSVGQSVAAGEVISDVGSTGASSGCHLHFEVRVDGARIDPQPFMSARGVTLG
- a CDS encoding M23 family metallopeptidase, which codes for MAVSTEASATGPLVPSAARRVVQYTELSSTGAASVITRDGYSVQVIPKVVPKKSSNAGLSVRALGGRDTGQLLGQAWALPAAGFISDPFGPRLDRPVEGVGLFHEGTDLAASCGTPVAAATGGTVVFAASNGSYGNWIVIDHGNGVQTGYAHNSTMLVSVGQNVTAGETISLVGTTGASSGCHLHFETHVDGTQIDPVPFMSARGVTLG
- a CDS encoding heavy metal translocating P-type ATPase, with amino-acid sequence MSQSTETTIMQVRGVGWASSKAVADAVLSRRPGVLGVDTNVVAQTATITFDPGQTSVDDLARWVRECGYHCDGKSVPDHICDPLAASSAARDHAAGHAAPAVTVPVQPSATSEETQQPSVAHTAHAAPPTRTMQDAMGHGGGRGTMTMGTMIRDMRNRFLVAAILSVPITLLSPIGRDVIGFSLPAPFGLRDDVAALILSLPVIFYSAWIFFDGAYRALRARTLDMMVLVAVGVGAGWLYSVVVTLTGGGDVFYEAATVLASFVLLGHWVEMRARGGANDAVRTLLELAPSQAFVIRDGEPVEIPTADVVPGDLMLVRPGSKVPTDGTVESGDSDIDESMVTGESLPVAKTAGSTVIGATVNTTGTLRVRATKVGAETALAQIVALVQEAQNSKAPGQRLADRAAFWLVLVALIGGFVTLAVWLLAGATVPAAMLFAITVVVITCPDALGLATPTAIMVGTGLGAKRGVLFKTATALETAARIDTVVMDKTGTLTQGKPEVTDFVAIGMDEDELLALVAAVERESEHPLAAAVVSYATGRGVTVGEAVDFENVPGHGAGATVSGRRVLVGNRKLMTAQGVDIEPVKDQRDALASTGRTAVLLAVDGKAAGVVALADAVRPTAAAAVAALHDAGIQVVMLTGDNEATAARIASQLGIDTVIAEVLPEDKSAKITELQAAGKRVAMVGDGVNDAPALAQADLGIAIGAGTDVAIDTADVVLMRSDPLDIPVALRIGKGTVRKMRQNLGWAIGYNAIALPIAAGVFFPGFGIRLTPEIAAISMSGSSVIVAVNALMLKRLRLPRPAEHAGE
- the lgt gene encoding prolipoprotein diacylglyceryl transferase, whose product is MILFASIPSPDISFFSIGPLRIHFYALFILAGIAAAVWLTSRRLTRRGGEPGLVLDITLWTVPLGIVGGRLYHVVTHPADYFYPGADLWKTLYVWEGGLAIFGAVLFGSVGAYIACRRSGLRFLSFADALAPGMLLAQAMGRLGNYYNHELFGAPTTLPWGLQIESTNPAFPTGLPAGTLFQPLFLYEILWNLLSVAVLLLAERQFNLRWGKAIGLYLLWYGIGRTWLEALRLDPTEFQLAGLKINMITAMVIALIGIVLIVVQSRRHPDPENSPYLPGRAWTLPTPGTSDTAPSTQAGPTSPNGTGHP